One segment of Triticum aestivum cultivar Chinese Spring chromosome 2A, IWGSC CS RefSeq v2.1, whole genome shotgun sequence DNA contains the following:
- the LOC123189211 gene encoding ribonuclease P protein subunit p25 produces the protein MDRYQRVEKPREEAPIGANEIRITAQGRTRNYITYALALLQEEATDEIVIKAMGRAINKTVAIVELLKRRIAGLHQNNSIESINITDTWEPLEEGLNVLETTRHVSLITITLSKKELDTSSPGYQLPIPVDQVRPPTEFDQDAEDVPSGRGRGRGRRGRGRGRGGFSDGGADYDDENGDMEGPQGYRGRGRGRGRRGSFGPGRGYGGDGYGYVNEEAGGYHGMEHNGPPVQGYEGDGGSGRGRGRGRGRGRGGGRGRGPFPQGPPQE, from the exons ATGGATCGCTACCAGCGAGTCGAGAAGCCGCGGGAGGAGGCGCCCATCGGCGCCAACGAGATCCGCATCACGGCGCAGGGCCGCACCCGAAACTACATCACCTACGCCCTCGCCCTGCTCCAG GAAGAAGCCACAGATGAAATTGTTATAAAGGCTATGGGAAGGGCTATCAACAAGACAGTGGCCATTGTGGAGCTTCTCAAG AGAAGGATTGCTGGTCTCCATCAGAATAACTCCATCGAATCAATCAATATAACTGACACTTGGGAGCCGTTGGAAGAAGGCCTGAATGT ACTTGAGACTACTCGCCATGTTTCCTTGATTACCATTACCTTGTCAAAGAAAGAGCTGGATACATCGTCTCCTGG TTACCAGCTACCGATACCAGTTGATCAGGTCAGGCCACCAACAGAATTTGATCAGGATGCAGAGGATGTGCCAAGTGGCCGTGGAAGAGGCCGTGGTCGCCGGGGAAGGGGCAGGGGAAGAG GAGGGTTCAGTGATGGAGGGGCAGATTATGATGATGAGAATGGAGACATGGAAGGTCCACAGGGATATCGTGGCAGAGGGAGAGGAAGGGGTAGGCGTGGGTCCTTTGGGCCTGGAAGGGGTTATGGTGGTGATGGCTATGGCTATGTAAATGAAGAAGCTGGTGGGTATCATGGCATGGAGCATAATGGACCTCCTGTGCAAGGATATG AAGGTGATGGAGGaagtggccgtggccgtggccgcggaCGCGGACGCGGACGCGGTGGGGGTCGTGGCCGTGGACCATTCCCCCAAGGACCTCCTCAAGAGTAG
- the LOC123189210 gene encoding COP9 signalosome complex subunit 8 produces the protein MDLSAVHAALSAKSYSAIAGLCDDLLLQVASRGVATDDWPYAVHLLAHLYLNDQNSARFLWKTVPQEVKDAHPELGAIWKIGQCLWNRDYAGIYTSAQGFEWGPEIADFVSAFLESYRKRIFELLTSAYTTISIADVAHFMGMSEEDATNYAVQNGWSLDVATKMLTVRKQKPQTNQKLDPNKLQRLTECVFHLEH, from the exons atggATCTCTCAGCCGTCCACGCCGCGCTCTCCGCCAAGTCCTACTCCGCCATCGCCGGCCTCTGCGACGACCTCCTCCTCCAG GTTGCGTCCCGGGGCGTCGCCACCGACGACTGGCCTTACGCTGTTCATCTCCTCGCCCATCTCTACCTCAACGACCA GAACAGCGCGAGGTTTTTGTGGAAAACGGTGCCGCAGGAGGTGAAGGACGCTCATCCGGAGCTGGGCGCCATCTGGAAGATTGGCCAGTGCCTCTGGAACCGTGACTACGCTGGTATCTATACTTCCGCACAGGGGTTCGAGTGGGGGCCTGAAATCGCGGATTTTGTGTCCGCCTTCCTAG AAAGCTACAGAAAGAGGATATTTGAGCTGTTGACTTCTGCATATACCACAATCAGCATTGCAGATGTGGCTCACTTCATGGGGATGAGCGAGGAGGATGCTACTAACT ATGCCGTGCAAAACGGTTGGAGTCTGGATGTGGCAACCAAGATGCTTACTGTCAGAAAACAGAAGCCCCAGACGAACCAGAAGCTTGATCCGAACAAACTACAGCGTTTGACTGAATGTGTTTTCCACCTGGAGCACTGA